In the Sediminibacter sp. Hel_I_10 genome, one interval contains:
- a CDS encoding zinc-dependent metalloprotease, with amino-acid sequence MTRLFILILTLSLFNTQDGLAQSKRQKKKDKEKAEAKAAAAAKPDKDAIKPYNKVITKEAITDDGLFKVHKVGAKYYYEIPNDYLDTDMLLVSRIAKLPANLGGGYYNAGTKTNTRLIHWTRFDKKILIKEKSYNAVADEALPISISVANNNYSPTLYAFDIEAFSPDSTAVVVDVTKFYDSDVKAISGLSSRLRSTYKVKNLDASRSFITSMKSFPQNIEVVQDLTYNASEPPSTESAETISLQMNQSMVLLPKEPMQPRFADERVGWFTFSQVDYGSDQLKADEKTYIRRWRLEPKDPEAYARGELVEPVKPIVYYLDPATPEKLRKYMKAGIELWQKPFETAGFKNAIIAKDPPTKEEDPEFSPEDVRYSVVRYVASETRNAVGPSVADPRSGEIIESDIIWYHNHLRSYRNRYLLETGAANPSARSLNTPDEEIGEMMKMVIAHEVGHALGLPHNMSASKAYDVESYRNGDFTQEFGIASTIMDYARYNYIAQPGDENIRFIRQIGPYDHYAINWGYRDIPAAYTAEAERPVLDAWILEKAGDPKYVFGKQGSRFDPTSQTEDIGDNAIEASNYALKNLKVVIQNLPEWTSDQTNDYEDLEELYGELLSCYNRYVFHVLNYVGGVEEHLITPKQGGLAYNAVPKAKQQASMQWVQNNAFETPQWLLDKRLLQKIDYGGYTQRLSRLQSRYIDALLSFDRLGLLMDHHTLNADNYSALDMLQNLRKGIWKEVGTSSNVDVFRRNLQRAYVDRMAYLMTEDLDRDRTNQYYDVNQSDVRALVRGELQTLKRQVEAAAKKQVGTETQYHYQDIEARIDHILNPK; translated from the coding sequence ATGACGCGACTTTTTATTCTCATCCTTACACTATCCCTTTTTAACACTCAAGATGGTTTAGCCCAATCCAAACGCCAAAAGAAAAAAGATAAGGAAAAGGCAGAAGCCAAAGCTGCCGCAGCTGCTAAGCCAGACAAAGACGCCATTAAACCCTATAACAAGGTGATTACTAAAGAGGCGATTACAGATGATGGCTTATTTAAAGTGCATAAAGTAGGAGCGAAGTACTACTATGAAATCCCAAACGATTATCTCGATACTGACATGCTTTTAGTAAGCAGAATTGCCAAACTCCCAGCTAATCTCGGAGGCGGCTACTACAATGCGGGAACAAAAACCAATACACGTCTCATTCATTGGACGCGATTTGACAAGAAAATACTCATCAAGGAGAAATCTTATAATGCCGTGGCCGATGAAGCATTGCCTATCAGCATTTCTGTAGCAAACAATAACTATTCGCCCACCTTATATGCTTTTGATATTGAAGCCTTCAGCCCAGATTCTACTGCTGTGGTCGTAGATGTTACCAAATTTTATGACAGTGATGTGAAAGCCATCAGCGGACTCTCATCACGGTTGCGCAGCACCTACAAAGTCAAAAACCTAGATGCCTCTAGGAGTTTTATTACCAGTATGAAAAGTTTCCCGCAGAACATAGAGGTGGTACAAGATCTCACCTACAATGCTTCTGAGCCACCGTCTACAGAATCTGCGGAAACCATCAGCCTTCAAATGAATCAGAGCATGGTATTGTTGCCAAAAGAACCAATGCAACCTCGTTTTGCCGATGAGCGTGTGGGTTGGTTTACTTTCAGTCAAGTAGATTACGGAAGTGATCAGCTTAAGGCCGACGAAAAAACCTACATTAGAAGATGGCGATTAGAACCTAAGGACCCTGAAGCCTATGCTCGTGGTGAATTGGTAGAACCCGTAAAACCAATTGTATATTATTTAGATCCCGCCACGCCCGAAAAATTGCGCAAATACATGAAAGCAGGGATCGAACTTTGGCAAAAACCCTTTGAAACCGCAGGTTTTAAAAATGCCATTATTGCAAAAGATCCGCCAACTAAAGAAGAAGATCCAGAATTTAGTCCCGAAGACGTGCGTTATTCTGTAGTGCGTTACGTGGCCAGTGAAACTAGAAATGCCGTGGGCCCTAGTGTGGCCGACCCAAGAAGTGGTGAAATTATTGAGAGTGATATCATTTGGTATCATAACCATTTGCGCTCGTATAGAAATCGTTATTTATTGGAAACTGGTGCAGCAAATCCTTCGGCGCGAAGCTTAAATACTCCAGACGAGGAGATCGGTGAGATGATGAAAATGGTCATTGCCCATGAAGTAGGCCATGCGCTCGGTTTACCACATAATATGAGTGCCAGCAAGGCTTATGATGTAGAGAGCTATAGAAATGGTGATTTTACTCAAGAGTTTGGGATTGCCTCGACGATTATGGATTATGCCCGTTATAATTACATTGCCCAACCTGGCGATGAAAACATTAGGTTTATACGGCAGATTGGTCCGTATGACCATTATGCCATCAATTGGGGCTATCGCGATATTCCCGCGGCTTACACAGCAGAGGCTGAGCGTCCTGTGCTAGATGCTTGGATTTTAGAAAAGGCAGGCGATCCTAAATATGTCTTCGGAAAGCAGGGTAGCCGGTTTGATCCAACCTCACAAACAGAAGATATTGGAGACAATGCTATCGAAGCCTCTAATTATGCCTTGAAAAACTTAAAGGTGGTGATTCAGAATTTGCCAGAATGGACCAGCGATCAAACCAATGATTATGAAGATTTGGAGGAGCTCTATGGCGAATTGTTGAGCTGCTATAACCGCTATGTCTTTCATGTGCTTAATTATGTAGGCGGTGTAGAAGAACACTTGATTACCCCCAAACAAGGCGGCTTGGCCTATAATGCCGTGCCTAAAGCTAAACAACAAGCCAGTATGCAATGGGTGCAAAACAATGCTTTTGAGACACCCCAGTGGTTGTTGGATAAACGCTTACTTCAGAAAATTGATTATGGAGGCTATACCCAGCGCCTGAGTCGTCTACAAAGCCGTTATATCGATGCACTCCTAAGTTTTGACCGATTGGGGCTACTGATGGATCACCATACTTTAAACGCCGATAACTATTCTGCTTTAGACATGTTACAGAATTTACGTAAGGGCATCTGGAAAGAAGTAGGAACGAGTAGCAATGTAGATGTTTTCCGAAGAAATTTGCAACGTGCTTATGTGGATCGCATGGCGTATCTCATGACTGAAGATCTTGATCGTGACCGTACAAACCAATATTATGATGTCAATCAAAGCGACGTTAGAGCCTTGGTGAGAGGTGAACTTCAAACGTTGAAACGCCAAGTAGAGGCCGCTGCAAAAAAACAAGTAGGAACCGAAACCCAATACCATTATCAAGATATTGAAGCCCGTATAGATCATATCTTGAACCCGAAATAA
- a CDS encoding DoxX family protein — protein sequence MTYIIIVLKFIVSISLINVWLIQKDAPTKWRGGNAQNLKQEFEVYGLPAWMLYVVGVLKVVLALCLLASIWFTLLAQPAALALAVLLLGSIIMHFKINDPLYKSMPAAIFLVLCLIIAFSDQIIA from the coding sequence ATGACTTACATAATTATCGTTTTAAAATTTATTGTTTCTATTAGCCTTATTAATGTGTGGCTGATACAAAAAGATGCACCTACCAAATGGCGTGGTGGTAATGCCCAAAACCTGAAACAAGAATTTGAGGTCTATGGTTTGCCCGCTTGGATGCTTTATGTTGTAGGAGTTCTGAAGGTAGTCTTAGCGCTTTGTTTGTTAGCTTCAATCTGGTTCACTCTATTGGCACAGCCTGCCGCTTTAGCACTTGCAGTATTATTACTCGGCTCTATTATCATGCACTTTAAAATCAATGATCCTTTATATAAAAGCATGCCAGCGGCTATATTTCTTGTGCTTTGTTTGATTATTGCTTTTTCTGATCAAATAATAGCTTAA
- a CDS encoding DoxX family protein: protein MPSSLTIVTLFSSFSFLFYGLSCLTSKRMAKEFERFGLSKQRNLVGMLQLLGGLGLGIGYYMSVTIAAISAAGLSVLMFLGFFVRLKIKDSVVASAPALMYALLNLYLALLFFKAFV, encoded by the coding sequence ATGCCAAGTTCGCTTACCATAGTTACATTGTTTTCATCCTTCTCCTTTCTCTTTTACGGCCTAAGCTGTTTAACTTCTAAGCGCATGGCCAAAGAATTTGAACGGTTTGGTCTTAGCAAACAACGAAATCTTGTGGGCATGTTACAATTGCTAGGCGGTTTAGGTTTGGGAATTGGCTATTACATGTCTGTAACAATAGCGGCTATTAGTGCTGCGGGTCTTAGCGTACTCATGTTTTTGGGCTTTTTTGTACGATTAAAAATCAAAGACTCTGTAGTGGCTTCGGCTCCAGCATTAATGTATGCTTTACTCAATCTATATTTGGCACTATTATTTTTTAAAGCCTTCGTTTAA
- a CDS encoding prenyltransferase: protein MRLTPKEVFFLSRPRFWMYVLGTFLVGVMSSGNLFVYDTTTTILLIVFGIFFSLPANVFIYGVNDIYDYQTDIYNEKKVKYESVLEPEKHKSLWWIMGVLLIPFVPFFFMVNVYAKLALTVFLFTGLFYSAAPIRAKSKPPLDVLFSAIIYVSPALVGFFITGNTNIQWLAVIGGLIWAFGMQTYSAIPDIEADEKAGVHTLATMLGEKKALWFCLLAYLISASIGFYFVGVIAISFGLIYVAIVLLSINNKSKLFKYYTYFPLINVASGAVLFFYMFFQDMF from the coding sequence ATGAGGTTAACACCCAAAGAAGTTTTCTTTTTATCCAGACCAAGATTCTGGATGTATGTACTTGGAACTTTTCTTGTAGGTGTTATGTCTTCAGGAAACCTATTTGTTTATGATACGACTACTACCATACTTTTAATAGTATTCGGCATATTTTTCTCTTTACCAGCAAATGTGTTTATTTATGGTGTAAATGATATTTATGATTATCAAACCGATATATATAACGAGAAGAAAGTAAAATATGAATCGGTACTAGAACCCGAAAAACATAAAAGTCTGTGGTGGATTATGGGAGTGCTACTCATTCCTTTTGTGCCTTTCTTTTTTATGGTAAATGTGTATGCAAAATTAGCCTTAACCGTATTTTTATTCACAGGGTTATTTTATTCTGCAGCTCCCATACGCGCTAAAAGTAAACCACCATTAGATGTTCTGTTTTCTGCAATAATATATGTGTCACCAGCACTGGTTGGCTTTTTTATAACCGGCAATACAAACATTCAATGGTTAGCCGTAATAGGCGGACTTATTTGGGCATTCGGGATGCAAACCTACTCGGCTATTCCAGATATTGAAGCCGATGAGAAAGCTGGAGTACATACTTTAGCCACTATGCTCGGTGAGAAAAAAGCCCTTTGGTTCTGCTTATTGGCCTATCTCATATCTGCTTCTATAGGCTTCTATTTTGTAGGTGTTATTGCCATCTCTTTTGGACTTATTTATGTCGCTATCGTATTGCTTAGTATCAACAACAAATCAAAGCTGTTTAAATATTACACCTATTTTCCACTTATAAATGTGGCATCTGGAGCAGTTTTATTTTTCTATATGTTTTTTCAAGATATGTTTTAG
- a CDS encoding NAD(P)/FAD-dependent oxidoreductase, which produces MKKKIIIIGSGIGGLGAAALLAKSGYEVTVIEKNTNLGGRANIFEANGYTFDMGPSWYLMPDVFEHYFKLLDEDLSKHLDLVKLSPSYRVFFSNDKELPVVDIHSDLEKDLPLFEQLEPGITPKIKEYLKRSGEQYEMAKNTFMYRNLGFSLDFLKWDVIKKGIELNPFQTMQSYLNSWFKSDRVKKILEYTLVFLGSDPSKTPAMYNIMNAIDFNMGVYYPKGGIYEIVKALVTINKAHGTQFITNSSVSQIIVENKKATGVQLEDGSVLEADMVISNADLWFTETHLLEKRYQTYPEKYWEKAVISPSAFIMYLGLDRELDILSHHNLRFGGDWKQNFKELFDTPQLPDDPSYYICKPTETDPALSPPGTDNLFVLVPIPPGLELSKATMASYRQKILNLMKADLDLPDLEDYVVYERSYWSDDFRSDYNAYKGTALGLAHTLKQTLKRPLNYSKKVKNLYYVGAGTSPGIGMPICLISAELVYKRIQKIKNPRPLESL; this is translated from the coding sequence TTGAAAAAGAAAATCATCATTATCGGTTCTGGGATTGGAGGTTTAGGTGCTGCTGCCTTGTTGGCTAAATCTGGATATGAAGTTACTGTAATTGAAAAAAACACCAATCTAGGCGGTCGTGCCAATATTTTTGAAGCCAACGGTTACACTTTTGATATGGGGCCTTCCTGGTATTTAATGCCCGATGTTTTTGAACACTATTTCAAATTACTAGATGAAGATCTTTCAAAACACTTAGATCTAGTTAAACTTTCCCCCTCTTACCGTGTGTTTTTTTCTAATGATAAGGAGTTACCTGTAGTTGATATTCATTCCGATTTAGAAAAAGATTTACCTCTTTTCGAACAGTTAGAACCCGGTATTACGCCTAAGATTAAAGAATACCTCAAACGTTCTGGTGAACAATATGAGATGGCGAAAAATACGTTCATGTATCGTAATCTTGGGTTTTCTTTAGATTTTTTAAAGTGGGATGTGATAAAAAAAGGGATTGAACTCAATCCGTTTCAAACCATGCAATCTTATCTCAACAGCTGGTTTAAAAGTGATCGTGTCAAAAAAATACTAGAATATACCTTAGTGTTTCTGGGTTCAGATCCGTCAAAAACTCCTGCCATGTATAACATCATGAATGCCATAGATTTTAATATGGGCGTTTATTACCCCAAAGGTGGTATTTATGAGATTGTAAAGGCTTTAGTCACTATTAATAAAGCACATGGCACTCAATTTATAACCAATAGTTCTGTGTCTCAAATCATAGTGGAAAATAAAAAAGCTACGGGTGTACAACTTGAGGATGGCAGTGTGTTAGAAGCTGATATGGTCATCTCTAATGCCGATTTATGGTTTACAGAAACACATTTGCTTGAGAAACGGTATCAAACCTATCCTGAGAAGTATTGGGAAAAGGCCGTCATTAGTCCAAGTGCTTTTATCATGTATTTGGGTTTAGACAGAGAATTAGATATTTTAAGTCATCACAACCTTCGCTTCGGTGGAGATTGGAAACAAAATTTTAAGGAGCTGTTTGATACGCCCCAACTCCCAGATGATCCCAGTTATTACATCTGTAAGCCTACGGAAACTGATCCGGCATTATCGCCACCAGGAACTGATAATTTGTTTGTTCTGGTACCTATTCCTCCAGGTTTAGAACTATCTAAAGCGACTATGGCAAGTTACCGTCAGAAAATTTTAAATCTTATGAAAGCCGATTTAGACCTTCCAGATCTGGAAGACTATGTTGTTTACGAAAGATCTTACTGGAGCGACGATTTCCGAAGCGATTATAATGCATATAAAGGTACCGCTTTAGGTTTGGCACATACTTTAAAACAAACCCTAAAACGTCCTTTAAACTATAGTAAGAAGGTGAAAAACCTTTATTATGTAGGCGCAGGTACAAGTCCTGGGATTGGGATGCCAATTTGTTTGATTTCGGCAGAACTCGTTTACAAACGTATTCAAAAGATTAAAAATCCAAGACCTTTAGAGTCGCTGTAG
- a CDS encoding VOC family protein, with protein MFSFLFNHIALSVKDVDQSVAFYQEVLQLEEIKNTASDSKTRWLSLGEGKQLHLIPRPNSEIKINKAVHFALSTTDINALIKHLEALKIDYSDWKDTPNKDYIRKDKVKQVYFQDPNGYWIEINDAI; from the coding sequence ATGTTTAGTTTTTTATTCAATCATATTGCCCTTTCTGTAAAAGATGTGGATCAATCTGTTGCATTTTATCAGGAGGTTCTTCAACTTGAGGAGATTAAGAATACGGCTTCAGACTCAAAAACGAGATGGCTATCCCTTGGTGAAGGCAAACAGCTTCATCTGATTCCTCGTCCAAATTCTGAAATTAAAATAAATAAGGCCGTTCATTTTGCGTTATCAACAACTGATATAAATGCCTTGATCAAGCATCTGGAAGCATTAAAAATCGATTACTCAGACTGGAAGGATACACCGAACAAAGATTATATTCGAAAAGATAAGGTTAAACAGGTTTACTTTCAAGATCCAAACGGTTATTGGATTGAAATCAATGATGCGATCTAA
- a CDS encoding ATP-binding cassette domain-containing protein: MKITNAHQNNLKNIDLNIPENRLIVVTGLSGSGKSSLAMGVIANEGYRYFLESLPAYSQQNGEMIPTAEVDDLEDLPPVIKVEQTKRFQSINATFGTLSELAAIFRIIFARYSGENTMSKSLFSFNHPKGACEVCRGIGEAEYIDLDKLVGDPNKTLREGAITTTLPNGYIVYSQITVEELNKVCKAHGFSVDIPWKTLSEAQKDVVLNGSDRLKVFYGKHGLESRLRWQGIKAKPREEGYYKGMLPIMQDILRRDRNPNILKFASSKVCPSCKGGRIKAEHLKYHWKGLNFQDWMELPLTDLYAHLNQLELNSGEKLLVDKMATQLLDLIRLGMDHYQLSTPSTSISSGDGQRIKLINQVNSNLQGILYVFDEPSIGLSANYQRYLLHILDRLIKRGNTVMVVEHDLDFIKASDWIVELGPKAGIYGGEVVYNGTTADFLKVKNRNSPTLSAIAMVSAEKAQNSENNSIKQTLANLQPKTNQLAVVSRKTPQFLKHITSYCQQEGLNLLTVNDQPIGKTPRSNPATYTGLADKTRDLLAKTQEAKSLNLGKSAFSFNNKKGRCEICEGAGVITLSMSVMGSINQTCPTCNGKRFKAEVLRAHYKDKTIAAIYNLSIEEAYDFFSEEKKITEILSLMIQLGLGYIKLGQPSNTLSGGEAQRIKLTKHFAKKSKQTLLVLEEPSIGLHHQNVVQLLDALNQLKAQTAGILCFENHPLFLSACDIWVDNALEVETIAINDEAPQQRDHIAIRGARTHALKDLDLDFPKQQLSVVTGISGSGKSSLVIDTLHGYGLQEMTKQFSAYQQSRVGVNFQFDVNYIEGLTPSICITRKQKNESLRSDIAKQTGIDKVLRFAFSRKAQYEGEELSASHFSNNHELGKCTICEGIGQELRPDLDKLVLDTNKSIASGVFSHNKAIGYYGDPLGQHMAILKAIGDEHDFTLETPFNKLSSQQKDIVLHGTGDRIWKANWVYQTKTRQGTQALSMPWKGLFTYLQDEYYKTRKNKNIGHLTALFSQQECSHCKSSGLKPARLKFHIGGKSIAAITAMDFKALGEWLSQNTSTKDIDGQLLSKIEPHLHNTIARAKELHIDYLQLNRKSPTLSGGENQRVALIKQLKSPLKGITYLLDEPSAGLSQENIPDLIRILKELIAKGNTVIVIEHDKSIIHAADHIVQIGPKAGALGGYITYEGNTEGLLQQPGCHPFLKAPSKTVKLKDGTTHVNIKKLAKHTLSKDKLQVPIGGITALTGKSGVGKTTLVKDILIPSIKTNQPINCSYIDFPKTYSGAHYFEPKKLRTYNQTLLVNYLGLLKDISALFASKTDLKAKDFSYKTKNSQCPNCKGMGYIETSLDLAANAIEICEVCDGKRYQPHILAYEVHSKTIAQVLAMTIAELSLWSSDFKIAASSEALIKSLEAIGLAHLSLEQTVQSLSSGEKQRLLLLNWLKESPENELFILDEPSTGLHYADIDLLYEILKELSATNDILVIDHNPYLLEKIGVGLVLK, translated from the coding sequence ATGAAGATCACCAATGCCCATCAAAATAATCTCAAGAATATCGATTTGAACATACCTGAAAACCGTTTAATCGTGGTCACCGGGTTGTCTGGCTCTGGGAAATCTTCCTTGGCTATGGGCGTGATTGCTAATGAAGGCTACCGTTACTTTCTAGAAAGCTTACCAGCGTATAGTCAACAAAATGGGGAAATGATTCCCACGGCAGAGGTCGATGATCTTGAAGACTTACCACCTGTAATAAAGGTAGAACAAACCAAACGCTTCCAATCCATCAATGCCACCTTTGGAACGCTCTCTGAGTTGGCCGCCATCTTTAGAATTATTTTTGCCCGTTATTCTGGTGAGAATACCATGAGCAAGTCCCTGTTTTCCTTTAACCACCCTAAAGGCGCCTGTGAGGTGTGCCGTGGCATTGGTGAAGCAGAGTATATTGATCTTGACAAATTGGTGGGTGATCCCAATAAAACCCTGAGAGAAGGCGCTATAACAACGACTTTGCCTAACGGCTATATCGTATATTCCCAAATAACGGTAGAAGAACTTAATAAGGTCTGTAAAGCACATGGCTTTTCGGTAGACATCCCTTGGAAAACACTGTCTGAGGCACAAAAAGACGTCGTTCTAAACGGTAGTGATCGGCTCAAGGTCTTCTACGGAAAACATGGACTGGAGTCACGTCTTCGTTGGCAAGGTATTAAGGCCAAACCTCGCGAAGAGGGCTACTATAAAGGAATGCTACCCATCATGCAAGACATTTTAAGACGGGATAGGAATCCCAATATCTTGAAATTTGCAAGCTCTAAAGTCTGCCCAAGTTGCAAGGGTGGCCGTATTAAAGCCGAACATCTCAAATACCATTGGAAGGGCTTAAATTTTCAAGACTGGATGGAGCTGCCTTTAACCGATTTGTATGCGCATCTCAATCAACTTGAGTTAAATAGCGGCGAAAAGCTTCTGGTCGATAAAATGGCCACTCAGTTGTTAGATCTCATTCGTCTAGGCATGGACCATTATCAATTGAGTACACCGAGTACGTCCATCTCTTCTGGAGATGGACAGCGCATTAAGCTCATCAATCAAGTCAATAGCAACCTGCAAGGAATACTGTATGTGTTTGATGAGCCTTCTATTGGCTTATCCGCCAATTACCAAAGGTATCTGCTCCATATTTTGGACCGATTGATCAAACGTGGCAATACAGTCATGGTGGTAGAACATGACTTAGACTTCATAAAAGCCTCGGATTGGATTGTAGAGTTAGGACCTAAAGCCGGAATTTACGGCGGGGAAGTGGTTTATAACGGTACCACGGCAGACTTTTTAAAGGTCAAAAACCGCAACAGTCCTACCTTATCTGCCATTGCAATGGTGAGTGCTGAAAAGGCTCAAAATTCAGAAAACAATAGCATAAAACAGACGCTAGCCAACCTTCAGCCAAAAACAAATCAATTAGCTGTGGTGAGTCGAAAAACACCTCAGTTTTTAAAACATATCACGAGTTACTGCCAACAGGAGGGTTTAAATCTGCTAACGGTCAACGATCAACCCATTGGTAAAACTCCACGAAGTAATCCAGCAACTTATACAGGTTTAGCGGATAAGACCAGGGATCTGCTGGCGAAAACCCAGGAAGCCAAATCCTTAAATCTTGGAAAAAGTGCCTTTTCCTTTAATAATAAAAAAGGACGCTGTGAAATTTGTGAAGGCGCTGGCGTGATTACCCTTTCTATGAGCGTCATGGGCAGCATCAACCAAACCTGTCCCACCTGCAACGGAAAACGGTTTAAGGCGGAAGTGCTTCGCGCACATTATAAAGACAAAACCATAGCCGCTATCTACAATCTCAGTATTGAAGAGGCTTACGATTTCTTTTCCGAAGAAAAGAAGATTACCGAGATCTTGTCCTTAATGATCCAATTGGGTCTGGGATATATCAAACTTGGTCAGCCTTCTAACACCTTATCGGGAGGAGAAGCACAGCGTATTAAACTGACCAAACACTTCGCCAAAAAATCGAAACAAACGCTTTTGGTGTTGGAAGAACCTAGTATAGGATTACACCATCAAAATGTGGTGCAATTGTTGGACGCCCTCAACCAACTAAAGGCGCAAACGGCAGGCATCCTGTGTTTTGAAAATCATCCTTTATTTCTTTCTGCTTGTGATATTTGGGTAGATAATGCATTAGAGGTTGAAACTATTGCCATAAATGATGAAGCGCCTCAGCAAAGAGATCACATTGCTATTAGAGGTGCAAGAACTCATGCACTCAAGGACTTGGATTTGGATTTTCCCAAGCAACAGTTATCGGTGGTTACGGGTATATCAGGCTCGGGTAAATCGTCTTTGGTAATTGATACGTTGCACGGTTATGGACTTCAGGAAATGACCAAACAGTTTTCGGCATACCAACAATCTAGAGTAGGAGTGAATTTTCAGTTTGACGTCAATTATATTGAAGGCCTAACACCTAGTATTTGCATTACAAGAAAACAAAAAAACGAGTCCCTACGTTCGGATATTGCAAAGCAAACGGGCATTGATAAAGTCTTACGATTTGCTTTTTCCCGAAAAGCGCAATATGAAGGTGAAGAGTTATCTGCAAGTCATTTTTCTAATAACCACGAATTAGGAAAATGTACCATTTGTGAAGGTATTGGTCAAGAATTACGTCCCGATCTTGATAAGTTGGTTTTAGATACCAATAAAAGTATTGCGAGCGGTGTTTTTAGCCACAATAAAGCCATTGGTTATTATGGAGACCCTTTAGGGCAACATATGGCCATTTTAAAGGCAATAGGAGATGAACATGATTTTACTTTGGAAACCCCATTTAATAAACTCTCATCACAACAAAAAGACATCGTGTTGCATGGTACCGGAGATCGAATTTGGAAAGCCAATTGGGTCTATCAAACAAAAACAAGACAGGGAACGCAAGCGCTTAGTATGCCATGGAAAGGTTTGTTTACCTACCTACAAGACGAATATTATAAAACTCGAAAAAACAAAAACATCGGTCATCTTACAGCGCTTTTTTCTCAACAGGAATGCAGCCATTGTAAGAGCAGCGGGTTAAAACCGGCGCGATTGAAGTTTCACATTGGGGGCAAATCCATTGCTGCCATTACCGCTATGGATTTTAAAGCGCTAGGCGAGTGGCTATCTCAAAATACCAGTACTAAAGATATTGACGGACAACTGCTCTCCAAAATTGAGCCGCACCTTCACAATACCATTGCAAGAGCAAAGGAACTGCATATTGATTACCTGCAACTCAACCGAAAATCACCAACACTTTCAGGTGGAGAAAATCAACGGGTGGCTCTCATCAAGCAGTTAAAGAGTCCGTTAAAAGGAATCACCTATTTATTAGATGAACCTTCTGCAGGCCTATCTCAAGAAAATATTCCAGACTTGATACGCATACTGAAAGAGCTAATTGCTAAAGGAAATACTGTGATTGTGATTGAGCATGATAAATCCATCATTCATGCGGCAGATCATATCGTACAAATTGGACCAAAAGCAGGAGCATTAGGCGGCTATATCACCTATGAAGGCAATACAGAAGGATTATTGCAACAACCCGGTTGCCATCCTTTTTTAAAAGCACCTAGCAAAACCGTAAAACTTAAAGACGGGACAACGCATGTCAACATTAAAAAGTTAGCCAAGCACACCCTATCGAAAGATAAATTACAGGTACCCATTGGCGGTATCACAGCGCTAACAGGGAAATCTGGCGTTGGTAAAACCACATTGGTAAAAGACATCTTGATCCCAAGTATCAAAACCAATCAACCCATCAATTGTAGTTACATTGATTTCCCAAAAACGTATAGTGGCGCCCATTATTTTGAACCTAAAAAACTAAGAACCTATAACCAGACCTTACTAGTAAATTACTTAGGTTTGTTAAAGGACATTAGTGCTCTATTTGCTAGTAAAACCGACTTAAAAGCAAAAGACTTCTCATATAAGACCAAAAATAGCCAATGCCCAAATTGTAAAGGCATGGGATATATCGAAACCAGTTTAGACCTTGCAGCCAATGCCATTGAAATTTGCGAAGTATGTGATGGCAAACGTTATCAACCCCATATTTTAGCTTATGAGGTGCATTCTAAAACCATTGCTCAGGTTCTGGCGATGACTATTGCGGAATTAAGTTTATGGAGTTCAGATTTTAAAATAGCTGCTAGTAGCGAAGCACTTATCAAAAGTTTAGAAGCTATTGGCTTGGCACATTTGAGTTTAGAACAAACGGTGCAGTCGCTTTCTTCTGGAGAGAAGCAACGTTTACTGTTATTGAACTGGCTGAAAGAGAGTCCTGAAAACGAGCTCTTTATTTTAGATGAACCAAGTACTGGCTTGCATTATGCAGATATTGATTTGCTTTATGAGATCTTAAAAGAACTGAGTGCTACAAATGACATCTTGGTGATTGATCACAACCCATATCTACTTGAAAAAATAGGAGTGGGACTGGTTTTGAAGTAA